GGCTTGAAGGTGGTGAGCAGGGCTCCGGTCGCCGTGTTGAAGGCGGCGACGTTGAACCGAGCCTGTCCGTCGACCTGGCTGAACGAGCCGCCGACGTAGAGCGTGCTGCCGTCCGGCGAGACGGCGAGCGCCTTGACGGTGCCGTTGATGACGGGCGCGAACGATGTCGCGACGCCGGTGTTGATGTTGTACGCGAGGATGTTGCTGCGCGGCATCAGGTTGGTGCCCTGACCCGCGCCGGCGGGACGCGCGTTGGTGAAGCTACCTCCGGCGAACACCGTGTCACCCGCGATCACCTGCGCCCACACGACACCCGCGTCGATCTGGACGGTCGGCAACGGGTCGCTCGACACCGTCGACGCACTTCGCTGCTCGATCGGTGCCGGCCCGGTGGTCGATACGGCGGACGCAGGTGCCGTGATCCCCACCACGGCACCGGCGGCCACGACGGCCGAAACCGTCACCCCTACGACGAACTTGCGCAGATTCCACGCCCCAGCGTTCATCTTCATTCCCCTCACCCCAGTGTGGAAGCTTCTTCGCCTACACGTTGCCCGTGAAGAGCGCGATCGGCGCTCCCGCAACGTATTCGACGGTGACCTGCAGAGAATCCCGCTCTTCAGCGGGAAGCCGGAACACATAGATCCCGGAAATCGTCTTGCCCGGCTCGACGGTGCCGAGGAACGGGCTGTACGGCTCGGACGTGGTCGGCTGTCCGAAGGAGTTCTTCGAACCCGTCACCGACACCATCGCCGTGCTGAGGTCGACCGGCTCGTCGGAGCCGTTCTCGACCGTCAGCGTGAGCGCGACCGCGGGCCCGGCGATCTCGCCGGGCGTGGTCGCCTTCACGTCGAGCTGCTCGACCTCGGAGACCGTGACGTTGACGCCGCCCTCGAGCTCGGCGGTGTCGCCCAGCTTCGCCTCGAGCGTCTCGCCGGGCGCGACCGGCGCGACCGTCTCGTCGATGGATCCGCCGTTGGGCGCAGGCACCGTCGCGCTCGGAAGAGGATCGGAGTTCTGGCTGCCGGGCGTCGGCTCCGGCGCGCATCCGCTGATCGCGAGTGCGCACAGTGCGGCCCCCGCGACCACGGCACTCAAACGAATAGAAAGACGCCTCAGCGTCGCTTGGTTCCCCACGCTCATCCCCCAGATGTGCACCTTCACCGCAAACGCACCCAACGCACGCGGCGAATCCCAGATGTGACGCAGAAGCCAGTTCCCAAACTGGCGTCCGCCGATATAACCCCGCGTTGACTCTATCAGCGGGTGACACCCCGCGAACCTCAGGGTTTGCTCAAGGAATCGGCGGTCAGCCCCTCGCGCGGATGGACGGACGGAGCGGATCCGAGACCAGGCTCGGCCGGTCGTCGGCGCCGAACCGCGTGTGCGGCTGCGTCATCGAGGTCTCGAGGCGCAGTGACGGACCGGCGAGCTGCTGCGCGATCTCGGGGAAGCTCGAGTAGTGCGGCGCGAGCAGATGCGTGCTCCCCGCAAGGAGGTAGAGGTCCACGACGGAGGAGACGAGCGCCGCCTTGGTGTTGTAGCCGCCCTTGTCGTCGAGCGCGACGGTGCCGGGGACCGCGTCGATCACCTCGGCCTGCGCCTGCGCGGTGTCTGCCGAGAGGAAGAACCGCATGCCGGGATGCTCCGCGCCGACCTCTCTCATCCGCTCGATGTACCAGCTGACGGGAGAGTGCCGCAGCGTCTCGGTATTCGAGATCGCGTGCGCACGCACCATCACTCCGATGTACGGCTGCTCCGCGAGGTGCTGCGAGAAGAAGGACTCCACGCGCCCGGCGATCGCGGGAACCGGTGCCAGCGACTGCAGCTCCTCGCCCCACGGCGTCGCGCCGGGTGGGAGGTGCAGTGCATGAGCGGTGCGCACCTGCCAGATGCGGTCATCGCGGGCGCTGTCGAGCCACTCGAGGTCATGCCGGCGATACGGATGCCGCAGCGCGAGAGCTCGCGAACGCGCGGTGCTGATCCGCTTCTCGCCGAACTGCCACAGTTCGTTGAAGGTCGCCCCGAAGGCCGCACCGGTCGGCCAGGTGTAGGCGAAGTCGCGCGATGCCCACCG
This window of the Microbacterium sp. SSM24 genome carries:
- a CDS encoding DUF4352 domain-containing protein, with the protein product MVAGAALCALAISGCAPEPTPGSQNSDPLPSATVPAPNGGSIDETVAPVAPGETLEAKLGDTAELEGGVNVTVSEVEQLDVKATTPGEIAGPAVALTLTVENGSDEPVDLSTAMVSVTGSKNSFGQPTTSEPYSPFLGTVEPGKTISGIYVFRLPAEERDSLQVTVEYVAGAPIALFTGNV